The Scomber japonicus isolate fScoJap1 chromosome 12, fScoJap1.pri, whole genome shotgun sequence sequence AATGCATGTGGATTAAATGAATGCTATCTGAATTGTTCAGACACAGGTGTCAACAGCCCACACATCagactgttttatttcataCCGCAATAAAAAAGTATGACTCCAGCAGATCATTTTCATATATTATAATACAGATGCAGAATTGAAAGTTTATTCTTTAAACAGCCTAGTATTTTACAAGAAATAGATAACTACTTGGAACTTTTGAACATGTCCTTAAAACAGGACATAAGTGGGCACGAATCCTTGGGCTTTACTTTGCCATCATTATCCATGAACACCCAGCAGAAAACAGGGaggggaaagagaaaaggaggggggaTTAAAGTGTGGGGGAtaaatttcaataaataaaacaaaatcaatggATATAATCTCTATAACCTTTCCCATAATAACCCAACCACCCCACCCATTTATCCACACTCCAAAAAAATCCCATAGGATGTAGGCCAAATTTGAATTTGGTCATAACTGTGAATTTTCTACAACAGGACATGATTCAGGACTGAGCAGTGGATGCCAAACGGACATCAATGCCTTCTGCTTTCTCCAGAAACTTAAGTTCATTTGGCGATCGTTTGTACGGTTGGATGTTTCAATGACCAGtttccatttctctttctctctctcaaaggATTTTATCAGATTAGGGGGGAAACAAACCCTGCCTTAGAGACGACTGTTTGTTTACAATTTAGAATTTATGAGAGATTATGAGAGATTACCAGGGAATGCCTGATAAGTGGGCAACCGAAAAATAAAGGTGAAAAGACGTGGAAGCAGTCAGGGGGCCGGGCAGGGGTTTGGGTAAAACAGCTGCTGTTCAAATTGGATACAGTCAGTTGGGGTTTGCTTGGTTGCAGTCCCTTAAAAGTCCTCCAAAGTCTCAATCTCTCCCATATTCAATCTCTCAGATGACGCGTTCACAGAAAaacctgaaaaagaaaaaaaaatgcatttaatggATGCGATATGAGTGTTGGGTGGATACGCTCTTTAGATTTGGCAGATGGATGTTTGCTCTCACCAAGAAGGCTCGGGTCCGCGCGGACcatcttctgcttctttttcttcttccctgaGGTGACAGTTTCAAAGCGCTGCTGCTGGCCACTTGTATGGTTGGACTGGTAGAGCGATGAAGATCCTGTTCCACCCCATACAGAATCCttggaaagagagaaatgtgaatTTAAAAGACGCTTTGATCTCTGACACCAGAAAATCCAGACACTTGATATAGAGTGGCCCCACTATACTTGGATTTTGACTTAAACCAGATTGGTTTTGTCAAAGGACATAAAAGTCTTTTAAGTTGTCTCATATTGTTAAATGCAtgttaaatgatcattaatttcTGGAGATGCCTGATTTGTAAATTACAtctaaaatctttaaaataatacaaattaaaattaatgtaTTGCTGCCTCAATTTTTAAAACAGTTGCTTGGACAATTAAATTCATAACAAGTAAgctataatttataatttaagaATTTATAGATTTAAGTGTTGTAATGAACACCCTGTATTGTTGTACATTgtgaaaaacattcaaacttcCCTTTATTGGAAGGGAAATTCTGGTTTGGCGTTTAACATTATGTTATGACAATATTTAAGGGAAGAAAATGTCCTCAGTTTATCAAAGTACAGCTTGGGTCAAGCTTAATGGCTGCAGTGTTGATGGTTTAAGAGACAAAGCAGCTGACTCAGTCCAGACAGTCAGAATATTTCACATAGTTAAATTTTTGGTATGTTCGATAGAAAGTGATGATATATGGACACAAGCATTAAGAAGGAAAGAGTCAGCAGTCCACAGACAGTTTTAGGGACTGAGCCAGATGGTGATGAGGGAGATTCAACAAGCCAGAAATGTAAACAACGACAGCACCCGCAGTGCGTGACAGCACTGGCTTCGTCAGAGGACTTGTTCTTATTGGTTTAAACATGTCAGGCAACAAACTATTTCTGGGGAGAAGAAGAGCAACATGTTGTGTCAAATAAGACCTGACACACAGGACCACGGCTGACTGGTACCACGTCAGTCTCGCTCACCTGCGGCTGTTTGAGAGCTTGCTGTTGGTTCTGCGGTGCCGGTTTCTGTTGGTTAGCGTTCTGTTTGGCACGACGTTCCAGGAACTGCTTGGCAAAGTCCTTGGCCTCGGGAGTGTCCCCCAGATAGGCCCTGACATAATCGTGCACCTCGTATGGAGAGTCCACTTCTTTCAGGAAGGATGCAAACGTCGGAACTGGCAGGGGAGCAGACGAAGAATATTTGTGAGTAGTTTGGCTTGCGGAGATGGTCAATCGATAGTGGTGGGTGGGTGCATCTgcagcacatttttaaaaagacctACCATCCAGGTTGTTGGCTGTGTTGAGCGTGTGCAGAGTTTGCTCACACCACTGCATGAAGGTGTCCTGCTGGCTCTTATTGACCCCTTGGAACAACTTCagcagcttctcctcctcttctaccttCTTGTTGGCTCGCCCACTCAAAGAGTTACTTTGTGTGCACAAACAAATGCAGAAAGCAGGTTAAAAAGAAGTTAGTGGGAGCTATGTATTACTAATATTGTCTGTGTGGTAAATTACaggatatttttatattttggcaGTACCTGAGGTTGGCATTGcccttgttgtttttctgaGCGTTGCTTTTCTTCGGTTGGGGAGGCTGCTGGACGGCCTCCTTCACAGCCTCATCCCAGAAACCCATATTAGAGTTGTGGGTGTCACCCCAGATGCTGCTGGGGTCCGAGCCCCAATTAGAGCAGGTGCTGGTGTTAACAGACCCCCACACGGAGCTGCTCAGACTTGtctgtgaagagagagagatgttaaTTACATGACACATGACTCTAGGACTGCAAGTAATGATTGAGTTTGATACTTGTTTAAATTTGATCTATTACTTTTGtcgtttggtctataaaatgttggaGAAAAATCAGTTTCCAATAGCCCAAGgtgatgtctttaaaaaatTGCTTTGTCCAACTAACAGTTCAAAAGATATTCAAATGACCATCACATGACaataagaaaagcagcaaatctgtACAAGTTGTAACTAGGGGATGTTTTGCTTGTGattgaaaaatgacttaaatgactAATCCAGTGTTTCCCTGTACCGACACACAGCACCGCTGCTACAAACATTTCTCGGGGAAACACTGCTAATCAATTATCTAAATTGTTGGTAATCCATTTCCTGTGAGTCCACTCATTCAGTCATTAATTCATACTTTCAGCACTACTTCCCTGGCTCACaaagtatcatttaaaaaagaataaaaattgATATTATGGATTAGCTGACATTTTACCGTTTAAATGAGATAGATTTGGGagccaaaaaaccccaaaacaaaacaaaacaccacaGGCCCATTAAATGTCTCTTCTCATAATTAACTGACAAGGACCGTCAAGTTTTCACATCCAAACTACGAAAGAAAGCTCcattaagttttttttctcaactaTTAACACAGTTTTACAAGTCGTGTTGGACACACTGAATGTTCACACCCAGCTCTGTAGATTTTATCCTGTTTAGTCTACTAAGACACTTCCAGCATCATGCTGGCCACGTACAGTTCTGTTCTGCGTGCGGGGCTGCTGTGGAGCGATGGGGTGTGGCTGCTGCGGTGGCTGAGGCTGCTGCGGCGgctccttcctctgtttcatcTGCTGGGCTTCCTCCCTCTGAATCTCCAGCAATGACTTGGTAATAACTGGCTGTTTGGCCACATTGCCCCAACCAGACAGCTTGGCCTGGGGCTGCTGAGCCTGTTGCAGagcctgttgctgctgcagcttcagGAGCTCCTGCTGCTGACGTCGCTGCTGCGAGGAGGGGGGGGAGCAAAGAGGGATCAGGCTGACAACTACATACTGTGCATGAAAATGACATTGAGAAGTATTTTTATAATACACAACATGTACAAGGCTACtgacagaacaaacacacacaacaactaCTTCTTGTCATACCTCTTCCCGCATCTGCCGTTCTCGCTCCTCCTCCAGTTTCTGGATCTCAGCCAATGACAGGGCAGTCTGGGCCTGGCTGAGTGCACTGCTTGACTGCTGGCCCCACTTTGATGACGATGGAAGCTATGAACACAGCaatgtgttttgtctttttaacttttaatccatttcctgtcattttttgcctacaaatgttttgttttttaccttcATTTGTgcgagctgctgctgctgttgctgctgctgaagtcGCCTGAGAGCCTCTTGTTGCTGctgcctctgtctctgcagctCCTGCTGTCTTTGGGcctcctgctctctcctcttttgCTCCTCTTGTTGTTGCTGGGCCTGAAGAGCTGCCGCTGCAACAGCTGCCGCTTCTTCCTCTGCTCGCTTCTCCTCCTCACGCCTCCTTAATGCTTCAAGTTCCTCTTGCTTTCTGCGCTCCTCTTCCTGGTGAGGTAACAACATTGCACAGGGAAATTTAGGGAGATGTTTCACAAGTCCAGAAAGGGGTACAGTATCATGTTTACTCTGGTTTACCTGTTTGCGAAGGAACTCTTCccgtctctttctctcctcctcttctctccgcCTCTCCTCTAATCTGCGGAGAGCCTCTTCCTGTGCCAGtcgctcctcttcttctttttgccGGCGCTGCGCCTCTTCTTGCTCTCTCTGTCGCCTCAATGCCTCCTCCTACACATTTAAGTGGTCAGTCTCATTGTCATCAGAGAAAAGTGACTCACAAAGCTTGCACCAACAGTTCAATCTGAATGCTATTGTTCTAACACTCAACCTGTTTTTGTCGTGccagctcctcttcctccaagcGTTTACGTTCCTCCTCCTGTCGAGCCCTCAGGACCTCCTCCAGccgtttcctctcctcttcctcccttttggCTCTCATTTCTGCTTCACGCCTGTCCAGCTCCAACTGATGGATGAGATAATGTGAATGTACCTACAGCATTATCTACATGTATGAAgtatatttatgatttttacCCAGTTTCTGACTCTTACGAATGTCTCAAAAAGGTTCCATACAAGTACGATACTCATGAGTTACACACACTGAAGAAAACGTAAAAGTAATTTCTGGTTACCTTTGCAGACTTTGACTTTTCAAACTGTTGCATCTGCTCAATGGTTGGAGCCTGCGCCATGGAGTCTATTGGTAAATCCCATACACTGCTGCCATCCCACGCTGTTGAGAGGGCGAGAGTATGATGCATTACACTGCAGTAACATCATTTTGCTTTCATGTGATTGACAAACAAACTAAGCTTGAAACTCACTGCTCTGAGTAGCTTGTTGGAGGTTTGGTGTGCAGGAAGCCTGAGAGGTCGGGTTCTGCATTTCCCACACAGAACCAGAGTCTGGTACAGAAAGGGAACGTGTAACAGGAGGTAGAAGGCTCTCAGATGCTCTACAAAAAGgaagcaaacacacaaattaaCATATGCAATGCTGTTAATGTCAAGACTTCCAAACGCTGAAGTATTGAGTCAGCACTGGTACAGAGGTAGGTACATAGAGCGTTATCAACCTTAGCTTGAGAGCCTGGTATTGCTGTAGAAGCAGGTTGATCTGCTGTtgatgttgctgttgctgctgaagAGGAGCTGAGCTGAGGgctgcagctttctgctgggcCAAGGCCTGAGCATACTGCTGCCTGAGGGCAGGTagacaagaggaggagagggaagttAAAAAGTGACTTacacatattacatttttaaaaatgtagatATTTACTGCAGCAGGTCTAGGATGTTACTATAAAATTCAGATTTCTAAGGTATCAGATATGACTCTACCTCAGGAGGTATTGATACTGGAGCTGCTGTAACTGGTAAAGGTTGAGAGCAGTGAGCTCCTGCTGCCTCTTCAACCTTTCTTGATCACCATCACCCTGCATCACAAGAGGAGAGGCTCAGAATGAACAGTACAAAAAAAGGCTACAAGCACATGATGTTGAGTAACAAGTAAATTTGAGCAGctttgaaaaacacatttagggAAGAAAAAAGTGCAGTGTCCAGTTTTGAAAAGCTAACtgacctttcaaaataaacttAAGGCTGAGGTCTCTAATAAAGGTGCCTACTAAATATAAAACTCAAAGTAAAATATTGAATCAacgttttcttttctttactcacAGCAATAAAgaacagtttgtttttaatttgatactGAAGTCTGCTGGTCATAGCCAAATAACTGatcacattgttaaaaaaaacaaatatttggtTGAAATGGTTACAATGGAAAATAAACCATGTCTTTAAAAATCCAGAAAGACAACTTCTATCATTAATCACAATATGATTACTCCATTTGTTGGTATTCTCTCTGGTTGTTTGCTGCTAGACATTCAAACGCTCACTTAATTCAAATGTATATTCAGTGTTTGCTTCAGGTCAAAGTTCATCGACCAAGATTCACATCATGAATTCTAGTCCAATTTCTGCCAGCATTtgcaggaagagagaaaaaaaccctccacaAAACCTAAATCAGAAGGAAGAGGGCTAATTCAGCACTGATGAGCTGACTCATGAAGGATTATAATACCAGTTGCAGATAAAAATTAATTGACTATCACACCATCTAGCGGCCATAGTTAGTATTAAACATTAGCACTGATTTATAATGCAAACTCTTGGATGTGATAAGGGGAATTTAACAGGCCACAATTCATAAAACAGGTACCTGTAGAGGTGGAGGTGCAGGGCCTGGAGTGAACGGTACCCTCCCCCATATCTTCATGATGTCTCCCAAGGCTTGAAAAACTTCATCACACCCTCTTTTGACTAAGAGAGACATTGTAAAGTAACCTGCCTGGAACCACTCAGCCATCTCCTGGTTACTGAATGGACCTGAGCACAAAAAAAGGAGCAGAAGAGATTCAGAGGGAGAAGTGGAGCCATTACAGAAAATGAACCATAGTTTGAGCATATCAAATCTGTCACTTCTTCTCCCAGTCTCACCTTGTATCTCCCCTTGAGGGTCTTTGTAGAACCACTTGAGAGCAGCCTCGTGGGTGAGCGGCAGACCAGAGGGTTTTGGCTTCTCTGAAGTCTTTACTGCAAGTCTGTCATCATCCGCCACACCGTCCTGTAGGTATGCTACCATCTTCTCTGCCTCCTGAACAAAGATGCAGGCCATGACACAGAAAGGTTTGAGTATTTTATCTTCTTCTAATACTGTTTAAATCAATATGACCTAAAATAACAGGGCTGCctcctttttgttttatcaagcagtagacagacaggagaaacatgggagggggggggggggggggggtgacatgcagcaaaggacctccgatcggaactcgaaccggggtcggctgcgcacatggcatgtgctctaaccactccaCCACCCGCATGCCAGGGCTGCCTCCTTTAAGCTGATGACTCATCTTAGTTGATAAGAGTGCACACAATTCTTTGACAGATTGTTTTATCGTCTTTTATGGGTAATTGACAGTTTGTCATTACTGGGAAAGGATATTTAACTAGTATCAAAATAGTGTTTATAATAAAAGCTTTCCTCTtttgtgagagaaaaaaaaaaagtcaaaaatacagcattcatttgtaaaacagcagcaacatttgagcttttttaatgttaataaattaATGACCTAATAATTCAACTGAGGAAATCTGCTccaaatctaatctaatctaattttcAGCAGAGAACAGCCCCACGCCCTactgcaacattaaaatattaaaagtctGCTAACGTACCTGCTCAAAGTGTTTCAGCCCCTCATCTTCATCCGTGTCATGTGTTACAGTGGTGGGCCTGCCTATAGGTGCCATCATGTTTGAAGGGAAGGGCAGCGGGTTGTTCATTGCCACAGGAATCTCCACAGGCTTCTGCTGCGGTAGCTGGACGGTGGATGATGGAGCAGACACTTCTGCATCAAACAGGAAATAGAAAAGTGGGATATTGAGAGGTTTTCCAGGTaggttgcaaaaaaaaaaaaaaaagagcacatttTCAGTAAAATTAAAGAACCAAGTGTGACCTGCAAGGGTGGTAGAGATGTGTGTCCTGGGTAGGGACTCCAGCATGCTGTTAGACATGGGGACGTGCAGGGGGACTTTGCAGGGCTCTGGTGGTAGCTCCAGGGGTGGCTGCCGTTCAGCTGGCCTCTCAGACTCTTCTGTTCTGCGTGGCTGGCTCGGGGACAGAGACTTGGGAGGAGCCTGAGCCTCTGAGACTGGGGGAGCAACAGGTGCAGCCTCCTCTGACACTCTGGCAAACTCTGAAATAACAATAGTAATAGAGATGAGATGGGCTCATACTACAGTGACTCTTTGTAGCTACCACAAAGTATTTATTTGCTGTTATTGGTGATACTGCAGTAATTGACCATGAACACGGGAGAGAAGCTTTCCCACATCTCACACTGTGAACTGGACTTATCCTTTATGGGATGTTAAACAAAGTCAGGCCCTTGTCTGTGATTTGCACTAATATGCTCTGTTTCCTTCATCAAGCTTTAATTGCCTTGAAATTGCTGTGGgtaattttccattttattattGTGGTCAGTCAACTGCTGGGAAAGGTTTTGTGTGTGCACTTGATGtcaaagacacaaaaatgttAAGTGAGTAAAATTACAAGCAATAAAACTTTTCCTCAAATAAgatttgtaatttatttaaatgttgtgtggTCTTTTTATGTTGAATTTAAGTAATGAGATTATACTGCATAGAAACATTATTTGGGCCAATTAAAATCttcaatttaaaacattaaaacattttaaatggcaCAATCCACATGAATGAGATCACCATTTAACTGGAAGacccacatttaaaaaacaaacaaaacagtgtcAGTAAGTTTATACATTTCTCAGCATGACAATGACACAGCAGCTGTGGTGTTTCTCTGGAGCTGAACTGACCATAATGTAGACTGAAGGCTACATTGAAACTGATTTTCTACTGAGGTCAACAGTGGTATTGCACAGTATGTACAATTAAAGGCAATCATTTTAAGACAAAATACTAATTCCTTTCTATGTTCTCTTTGATTTCATATCCAGATGCGTCTTTAAAGCTATTAAAAATTCATCACAGAAATAAATTCAGCACTCGGATTATCAGAGACCAACCttttctgtctgcctctctcttggcttctgtttctgtctctttggtCTCCTTACGCTGACTGTCTTCTTCCTCCAGACCCTCTTCACACTCTTCCAAGGGTCTGAAGTCAAGCTCTGCCTCCTCAAGAATGGGCTCCTTGGAGGCTTtctgataaaacaaacaaacaaacaaacaacacaattaCACTCT is a genomic window containing:
- the gigyf2 gene encoding GRB10-interacting GYF protein 2 isoform X2, which encodes MAETQTLNFGPEWLRALSGGGGSGGSGGGGSSGGIVASPPLSPALPKYKLADYRYGREEMLALYIKDNKIPIDLHDKEFLPILQEEPLMPLALVSFTEEEQRNFSMSVNSAAVLRLTGRGGGPIVGAPRGRSTSRGRGRGRGDGGFYQRSFDDVEGFGRGGREMHRSQSWEERGDRRFEKPGRKDPGLDGVPGHFQMNHIRSNYEDGVTGLPRKHDFTRSESENWRTSRDDQNDGPRSAGWREHPDQRRRFPFDAREDERGYRRPRSGSGSLEDERDSLPEWCLEDADEEAGTFDSSGAFLSLKKASKEPILEEAELDFRPLEECEEGLEEEDSQRKETKETETEAKREADRKEFARVSEEAAPVAPPVSEAQAPPKSLSPSQPRRTEESERPAERQPPLELPPEPCKVPLHVPMSNSMLESLPRTHISTTLAEVSAPSSTVQLPQQKPVEIPVAMNNPLPFPSNMMAPIGRPTTVTHDTDEDEGLKHFEQEAEKMVAYLQDGVADDDRLAVKTSEKPKPSGLPLTHEAALKWFYKDPQGEIQGPFSNQEMAEWFQAGYFTMSLLVKRGCDEVFQALGDIMKIWGRVPFTPGPAPPPLQGDGDQERLKRQQELTALNLYQLQQLQYQYLLRQQYAQALAQQKAAALSSAPLQQQQQHQQQINLLLQQYQALKLRASESLLPPVTRSLSVPDSGSVWEMQNPTSQASCTPNLQQATQSTWDGSSVWDLPIDSMAQAPTIEQMQQFEKSKSAKLELDRREAEMRAKREEEERKRLEEVLRARQEEERKRLEEEELARQKQEEALRRQREQEEAQRRQKEEEERLAQEEALRRLEERRREEEERKRREEFLRKQEEERRKQEELEALRRREEEKRAEEEAAAVAAAALQAQQQQEEQKRREQEAQRQQELQRQRQQQQEALRRLQQQQQQQQLAQMKLPSSSKWGQQSSSALSQAQTALSLAEIQKLEEERERQMREEQRRQQQELLKLQQQQALQQAQQPQAKLSGWGNVAKQPVITKSLLEIQREEAQQMKQRKEPPQQPQPPQQPHPIAPQQPRTQNRTTSLSSSVWGSVNTSTCSNWGSDPSSIWGDTHNSNMGFWDEAVKEAVQQPPQPKKSNAQKNNKGNANLSNSLSGRANKKVEEEEKLLKLFQGVNKSQQDTFMQWCEQTLHTLNTANNLDVPTFASFLKEVDSPYEVHDYVRAYLGDTPEAKDFAKQFLERRAKQNANQQKPAPQNQQQALKQPQDSVWGGTGSSSLYQSNHTSGQQQRFETVTSGKKKKKQKMVRADPSLLGFSVNASSERLNMGEIETLEDF
- the gigyf2 gene encoding GRB10-interacting GYF protein 2 isoform X1, whose product is MAETQTLNFGPEWLRALSGGGGSGGSGGGGSSGGIVASPPLSPALPKYKLADYRYGREEMLALYIKDNKIPIDLHDKEFLPILQEEPLMPLALVSFTEEEQRNFSMSVNSAAVLRLTGRGGGPIVGAPRGRSTSRGRGRGRGDGGFYQRSFDDVEGFGRGGREMHRSQSWEERGDRRFEKPGRKDPGLDGVPGHFQMNHIRSNYEDGVTGLPRKHDFTRSESENWRTSRDDQNDGPRSAGWREHPDQRRRFPFDAREDERGYRRPRSGSGSLEDERDSLPEWCLEDADEEAGTFDSSGAFLSLKKASKEPILEEAELDFRPLEECEEGLEEEDSQRKETKETETEAKREADRKEFARVSEEAAPVAPPVSEAQAPPKSLSPSQPRRTEESERPAERQPPLELPPEPCKVPLHVPMSNSMLESLPRTHISTTLAEVSAPSSTVQLPQQKPVEIPVAMNNPLPFPSNMMAPIGRPTTVTHDTDEDEGLKHFEQEAEKMVAYLQDGVADDDRLAVKTSEKPKPSGLPLTHEAALKWFYKDPQGEIQGPFSNQEMAEWFQAGYFTMSLLVKRGCDEVFQALGDIMKIWGRVPFTPGPAPPPLQGDGDQERLKRQQELTALNLYQLQQLQYQYLLRQQYAQALAQQKAAALSSAPLQQQQQHQQQINLLLQQYQALKLRASESLLPPVTRSLSVPDSGSVWEMQNPTSQASCTPNLQQATQSTWDGSSVWDLPIDSMAQAPTIEQMQQFEKSKSAKLELDRREAEMRAKREEEERKRLEEVLRARQEEERKRLEEEELARQKQEEALRRQREQEEAQRRQKEEEERLAQEEALRRLEERRREEEERKRREEFLRKQVNQSKHDTVPLSGLVKHLPKFPCAMLLPHQEEERRKQEELEALRRREEEKRAEEEAAAVAAAALQAQQQQEEQKRREQEAQRQQELQRQRQQQQEALRRLQQQQQQQQLAQMKLPSSSKWGQQSSSALSQAQTALSLAEIQKLEEERERQMREEQRRQQQELLKLQQQQALQQAQQPQAKLSGWGNVAKQPVITKSLLEIQREEAQQMKQRKEPPQQPQPPQQPHPIAPQQPRTQNRTTSLSSSVWGSVNTSTCSNWGSDPSSIWGDTHNSNMGFWDEAVKEAVQQPPQPKKSNAQKNNKGNANLSNSLSGRANKKVEEEEKLLKLFQGVNKSQQDTFMQWCEQTLHTLNTANNLDVPTFASFLKEVDSPYEVHDYVRAYLGDTPEAKDFAKQFLERRAKQNANQQKPAPQNQQQALKQPQDSVWGGTGSSSLYQSNHTSGQQQRFETVTSGKKKKKQKMVRADPSLLGFSVNASSERLNMGEIETLEDF